In Puntigrus tetrazona isolate hp1 chromosome 23, ASM1883169v1, whole genome shotgun sequence, the DNA window CACACCACGCATCCATTttgtcatgcaaaaaaaatgtcccTGGCAAAtccaatatttattttctgctgtgtttgttgTTGGAGTGATAAAAACTCCAGACAGCGCTCGTGAATGTCAAAATGATTTAGATGGCCAATCAAATGAAAGATGGGCGGGGCTTTACTGTTTCAGCATCACACACATTTAACTCTGTACCAGACCCGAACCACCCCCACATTAAATCTAGCTGGTCGGCAAAATTATTTGACTTCTCATGTAGCTCAAGCAATCAAACCATCATTAGGCATTCTAGGTTTTTgccttgaagaaaaacaaaaaagcatccTTTCTGTAAACAATGCAAAACTTTTGCCTGCATCTTGTGATCACTCCGCTAGGCTTTCGATCAAATGTGCATTGACGTTTTTTTGCTAAAAAGTGATCAAGAGAGCACAGTTACATATCATGATCATGTCATCTAACCATCATAACCAAATTATAACTTTAAATTAGACACTTTAGACACTTAACCCTGCTGAGCCctaattaaaactgaaactaaactaTAGGctataaacacattattatttaacgtcttcacaaaataaaaactcccATAAAAGCCTATATTTAGTTAGTTTTCGGGAAATCTCACTCCAAGCTGAAAACAAAAGTTGGCAGCCCTGCGTTTCTCATAACTCATCACTATCTCTCTTCAGCCGGACAGATCTCCACACTACTGTTAGTGACCCGTATCCCATACCAGCCTGCCCAAAACTGTGTATCCTTCCCTCCATGAGTGAAACGAATAAACCGAACCCCGGGTCCATAATCCTTAAAGACATGCGTCatctgaaataatttaaaaaaagaacatacatGGTGAGAATTACGGTCATTTCACTAGGTTTATCTGACGATTTTCTTCTACTCACTTCACACCACTGCTGATCGTTCCACTGTGGAAAGAAAACCGGGTTAGGCTCAAAGACAGTGATGGGTTTCTTCTTCTGATCGAGCAACTCTACACTGATCTGATACACGCTTCCACAATCACAGCGTGCTGCGAACCTGCACCAGACAAAACACTCACAAATAAACTTATACAAACTGTCTTATTATGATTGCCGTGTCATGAAACCAGAGTCTGAGCGAACACTCACCAGTCTGATATTTTGATATGAGGCTGCAGCTGATCCATGAAAGCAGCGCTGTAACCTTCTTTCCTCAAATCAATCAGCTGCTGCTTTAAACACAACCTGAGGACATTGTTTAAGGGTGACGAAGAAGGCCTCAGCTATTAAATCTTCGgttaaatatgtgtattttaggTTTGGCTTATCAGCTGAAGAACAGGTCGTATCAAACTTACCAGTATGAGGTGACAAAGTACTTTGAGATTTTGGGAGAATTTGGGTTTTCTATCAAATCTTCCACTTTCCAGCAGTCACCGCCATTCTGTACGATCTTCCATCCCCTGAACTCCTCTAATCAGACCAGCAGAGAGGAGCACATAATATAAATGGAGAGAGCGACACTGGCGTTGcattttatagaaaaataagGTGGAAAATGAATAGTgttaaaattaatcattt includes these proteins:
- the LOC122328445 gene encoding F-box only protein 44-like — its product is MGQSESGHIHVATKDFKPRSDLCSGLQVDVPLAVVEEILLKLPAHQVVRVCRLVCHEWKELVDSAAHWRERCRRERIQPCDASRLPDDWRLFYFLTRKRRNLLKNPRAEEEFRGWKIVQNGGDCWKVEDLIENPNSPKISKYFVTSYWLCLKQQLIDLRKEGYSAAFMDQLQPHIKISDWFAARCDCGSVYQISVELLDQKKKPITVFEPNPVFFPQWNDQQWCEMTHVFKDYGPGVRFIRFTHGGKDTQFWAGWYGIRVTNSSVEICPAEER